The genomic region TGAGCGGCAATGAGTTAAATGAATACTATGGTTCGATGAACGGTACACAGTCTATCATTCCTCTTTGTGCCATTGACGGACACACCGTGCTCGGTCATTTATTTATCCGATACCCAAACAAAGACGATAAAACGATCGTGCGATTCGGTTTTATTATACTTTCGCCTGAAAGCAGGGGGAAGGGAAGCGGAAAGAAAATGGTAGAGCTTGCAATAGAATATGCAAAGACCGTTTTGCATGCTTCAAAAATAACATTGGGAGTGTTTACGAATAATGAGCGTGCACGGCATTGTTATGAATCCGCCGGTTTTCAACCAACAGGAAAAGTTATAACCTACATGATGCCGGATGGCGCATGGGAATGTATTGAAATGGAATTGAATATCTAACTTTGAGGTCGATTATGAACATACAAGATTTTTTTGAACGCAGTATTAAAACAGGATGCCGAACAATTACGCAGTTGCTATTTTTTTTACAAAAGGCAGTGTTTCAAAGGTTTTATTTTCCAGCATACTGATTAAACGGCATGCCGTACCGGTTGGGCGATTTGTTCCTTTTTTCCCATGCTTCTACCGTCTTGGTTGAAACACCCATGTAATGTGCAAATAAAACCTGTGTCATACCAACAGCAACTCTTATGTGTTTTATTTCAATGTTATTATATTTTTTTATAGGTTGAATTTCATACACGGTTTTACGACCTTTTAATTCCCCCCGTTCAATAGCCACTGCTTCATTTAAGCCAGTCATTAAACTATCAAAAAATTCACTCATGCTCTTTCCTCCAGTTCCTTGCAGCTTCTATTTTTAAAATACCGATAACTTTTTTAACCGCATTTTTTTCCGCATCGGTTAGGTTTGATTGTTCTTCTTTTGAAAATATTTGAATCAGGTATGTTTTTGCAAAAGTTGCAAAATCAACATAGCAAACTCTGGAAGTTCCGCTTTTACCTCTGCCCTGAAAAGCAAAACGGATTTCTTCAAACCGCCTGTTCCAACCATTATATCGCCTGCCTCCGGATTTTTAAGAAGGAATTGCTGTAATTCAGCTAAATCATCATCAGTAAATCCTAGTGCAAACTATTTTTTCGTAAACGATGGAGTTTCTATAAATTCCCTTTTCATCTTACACTTTAGGGCATCTCTAAAAACTTGGTTAGATTTTTAGAGATGCCCGACGAGTATTTTTGATAAGTCTTTACATTATTACGACTTATCAAAAAACATCGCAAAATAATCTAAGGAAAACCTCTAAAAAACTGAAGTTTTTAGAGGTTCCCTTTACAATATACCCTATAAAATAGGGTGTTGTCAACCATTCGGGAACCTCTAAAACCCGCAAGTCTATCTCGTCTTATTCTGTAGTCTTATTCTGTAGGGAAATGCATTAAGTTGTCTGTTTGCCAAACCGGAATCGTTTTTAGAGATGTCCTATTATCCATTATTAACTCTTTACTCTCTTTTTCATACCATCATTATCTCGTTCTAATAGATTCTAACAGAGCTTATTCTGTTAGACTAAGTATCTCCGGTGGTGCTGCACAAAGATTGATCCTCAACACACACAAAGCACACTGTAGCGGGAACACATGAGATATGCACCATTGGGGACGGGTGCAGTGGTTGTACAACAATCCGCGGCAGGAAAGAACAAAGCAGATGGTCGAGCATGAAATCGAAGCATTGATGTCTTTAATGGAAAACAAAAATGCGGTGATTGTAAGTCACGGATTTCAGATGCGGACAATGCTGAGCATATTAGCACGGCGTTATCCCGTTCAAAAACCGATGCACATAAAAAATTTAGACATAGTGAAATGTTTTGTTTATGAGAAGCAATGACGGAGTTCCGCCTCAGTGGTGAGAAAAATAGAGAAAATTTTAGATGAACGCTCTATTGACCAAAATGTAAAGATTTGATAATCTGATTATCAAAAATAATATTATTATCATTTTTAAGGCTATGGGGAATCTAGATGTCTTACTGTTCGGATATAACAAAAAATAGAATTTTAGAGTGTGCTAAAAAAGAATTCCTGAATAAAGGCTTTGATAAGGCTCAGGTAGGTGAAATTGCAAAAGCGGCAAATGTAACTACAGGTGCGATATATCGTCATTTTAAGAACAAAGAAGATTTATTTTTCACACTGATTGAAGATGTATACAAATATACTTTAGAAGTTGTGGTTGAGGTTGAAACCAAGAATGAGAGTGAAGATTATAAGACGCTGTTAGCGCAAGATGAACACATTGTTATTGAGGCCATGTTTTCCGAGGCAATGAACTTTGTAAATTATATGTATGAACATTTCGAGGAGTTTAAGCTTATTTTTGAATGCAGCAAAGGCTCAATGGTTGAAAATTTTGTTGAAGAAATTGTCAACAGATACACGAAAAAAAACATGCGGTTAATACACTCTTCCGGAAATAAGAAATTGGGAATTGATAAGATTGAGGAATTTGAAGTTTATATGCTTACGAGAGGATATATCATTTCTTTGTGTGAATGTATCATACATAACATTCCACACAATTATGCAAACAGATATATAAAAAGTATTGTTGCTTTTCAATATTATGGTTGGAACGGCTTGCTGAATTTCAACACCCGAAAATAACCTTTCTCGTGTCAAGGTTAGTAGGAACTAAGTATCTAAGTATAGAGAGGAATGTTTGTGAAAAATAAAAAAAATAATGCAATCGCGTTACTGATGAAGTATGCAGCGGATAATAAAAGAGCATTATACAAATCAATATTTTCTGCAATTATAGGTGAGTTGTTCGGAATGATACCATTTCTTGCGATAGCTCAATTAATAGAAAAAATATATGTATCTGAGGCTTCTGTTAGAACTGCTTTGCAAATAACTGTAATAGCCTTATCTGGACAGATTTTAAAAGGAGTATTTACATTATATTCAACGCTGACTTCGCATAAAGCAACCTATCATATTTTGAAAAATATAAGAAGTAAGGTCGCAGAAAAAATGCTAAAGGTACCGATGGGCGTGATGATTGATACACCGACAGGAAAGTTTAAGAATTTAATGGTAGATACTATATCGAAACTTGAAGATTCTATGGCTCATTTTATGCCTGAGATAACATCAAGCATAGTTTCGCCTGTATTTTTTTTGATTTTAATTTTTACTCTGGATTACCGAATGGGCTTTGCATCTTTACTTACGATTCCGTTAGGTATGCTCGGCTATATAGGCATGATGAAAGATTACAAAGTGAAAAGTAAAACGTATACGGATGCTCAAAATAATATGAACAGTACATTAGTCGAATATGTAAACGGCATTGAAGTGATAAAAGCATTTAATCAAAGTGCGGTCTCCTATGGAAAATTTACCGACGCGATTAATTTTTTTCATGATAGTACACTGAGCTGGTGGAAGCAGAGTTGGTTATGGTCAGCTTTTGTTCAGGCCGTTATGCCGTCAACTTTACTTGGAACGTTACCGGTCGGCGCATATTTATATATGAAATCAGAAATATCCTTATCAAATTTTATTGTATGCATTATTTTACCTATCGGCTTTATTGCTCATTTGATGAAAATCGGAAAATATTCCGAACAATTTAATATGGTTAAAGCAAGTTTAGAAATTATAGAAGATTTTTTATCGAAAGACGAGCTTGTCAGACCAAAAGAGAAAGTGAATTTTGATGATACTTTATATCGATTTGAAGATGTGTCTTTTGCTTATGATAATACTGAACTAGTACTGAAAAATATCAATTTTGGAATAAAACCTCATACAGTTACGGCAATCGTAGGAAGCTCAGGTTCCGGTAAATCAACAATTGCTAAGTTGATGGCTGGTTTTTGGGATTCAACAAAAGGAACGATATATTATGGCGGAAAAAAAATATCAGAGATTCCCTTTGAACAACTGAGTGGTGAAATAAGTTATGTCTCTCAGGATAATTTTTTGTTTAATACAAGTGTAAAAGAAAATATCAGAATAGGAAAGCCGGATGCAAATGATGAAGAAATCATAGGAGCGGCAAAAGCTGCAGCGTGCCATGATTTTATTATCGGATTGAAAGATGGCTATAATACAATCGTCGGTGATGCCGGAGGTGCCCTTTCCGGCGGAGAAAGACAGAGAATTACAATTGCACGAGCAATATTAAAGCAGTCAAAAGTGATAATTTTAGATGAAGCGACTGCCTTCGCAGATCCTGAAAATGAATATTTGATTCAGAAAGCGATAAATAATCTCATAAAAGGTAAAACACTGATTGTTGTTGCTCACAGACTTTCTACAATTATAAATGCAGATAACATTTTAGTGATGAAGAACGGTGAGATTGTAGAAAGAGGAGTTCATAGAAGTCTATTAAATAAAAATGGAGAATATGCATCATTGTGGACAAATTATATCAGCGGCATAGATGAAGATATGGAGGCATAAATGTTCAATATTGTAAAACGAATATTTCAAATAGCAGGTAAGTATCGCTCCAGTATCATTATAGGTCTTATCTTCGGCGCATTAAAGTCTTTTTTTGCTTCTTTTATGTTACTTGCGGTTTTACTGATAATGATCAATCTTGAAAAATTAAACATGACTATTATTATGCAAGCAATGTTAATAGTGGGAATAAGTATATTAGGGAGATTTATATTTCAATATCTTTGCGATAGAAAATTAAGTGCATCTGGGTATGAGATTTTCAGAGACAAGAGAATTGAAATAGGAGAAAAATTAAAGAAAGCACCCATGGGTTATTTTTCGAAAAATAATTTAGGGACGATTCAAACTATTCTAACAACAACAATTTCCGATTTGGAAGGAATGGCAATGCTTGCGCTGAACTTTATTGTAGGTGGATTTTTTCATGCTTTCGGTATGACAGTTATGCTATTGATATTTTGTATTCCAGTAGGAATAATTTCTTTGATAACAATTATTCTCGGAGCATTTTTACTTGGAATAATAGCACAGAAAGCTGAAAAATATTCATCCGTTATGCAGAAAGCAGGAGAAGAACTGGTTACGGACTCTATCGAATATATCAGAGGTATTTCCGTTCTTCGTGCATTTAAAAGTGGCAAAGAAGGTAAAAACAAAATCGAAGAAGCTTTTAGTAAAAAATGTAAAGTTGACATAGAAGTAACAGAAGCTACCGCATTGGTAATGAAACTTTACGAAATGGTTTTTAAGGTAGCAAGCTGCGTGTTGGTTTTTGTTTCTGTGATTTTATATTTAAATCACACTATCCCGCTTTCTTATTCACTGATGTTTATCGTATCGGCATTTTTAATATTTATGGAACTGGAACTGGTGAATAATGGTGCATTTCTAAGTAAATTGCTGGCAACTTGGCTGGATAGGCTCGACTATATTTCGAATATTCCTTCATTAGATAAGGACGGAAAGAATATAAGCTTATCGTCTTACACTATAGAGTTTAAGGATGTTAGCTTCGGATACAATGAAAGGAAAATTTTAAAGGCTATACATTTAAAAATAGATTCAAAAAGCTCTTTGGCAATCGTCGGTGTTTCGGGCTCAGGGAAAACAACTCTTTGCAATCTGATAGCACGGTTTTGGGATGTTCAGAAAGGTGAAGTTCTTATAGATGGAAAGAATGTTAAAGAGTTTACTTCTGAAAGTTTATTAAAAAACATCAGTATGGTTTTTCAAAAGGTGTATTTATTTAATGACACAATAGAAAATAATATAAAATTCGGTAATCCTAATGCTTCACGCGCTGAGGTTATAGAAGCTTGCAAAAAAGCACAGTGTTATGATTTTATTATGAACCTTGCGGATGGATATAATACGGTTGTCGGAGAAGGCGGCTCCACATTATCAGGCGGAGAAAAACAGAGAATATCTATTGCAAGAGCAATTCTTAAAGATGCTCCTATTGTTATTCTTGATGAAGCGACATCGAGTATTGATCCTGAAAATGAATATATGCTAATCAGTGCGATAAAGGAATTAACCAAAAATAAAACGCTTATCAGCATTGCGCATAGATTATCTACGGTAAGAGAAGCCGACAAGATTATTGTTATTGATAAGGGGAGAATTGTGCAACAGGGAAATCATAACGAATTGATTAATCGAGAGGGAATATACAGACATTTCATTGAGATAAGAAAAAAATCAATCGGTTGGAAAATATAAGTGATAAAATGAAAGATACTATTATTGATTTTAATAATGTGAGTTTTAGTTACGGAACACAGACAGAAGGCTGTCTAAAAAATATAAATTTTAAAATAAGAATGGGTGAATTTGTGCTATTTACGGGAGCGTCGGGTTCCGGGAAGACAACTGTTATGAGATTGATAAACGGTTTGATTCCTCATTTTTTTGAAGGAAACTTATCAGGGCAGGTGAAGGTCTTGGGGAGAGGGATAAAAATAAGTTCTCCCGGTGTACTTGGCAGAAATGTCGCATCCATATTTCAAAATCCGCGGAATCAGTTTTTTACAACAAATAGCACTCATGAAGCCGCATTTGCCTGTGAAAATTATGGAATCGACAGAAACGAAATAATAAAGCGAGTAGAAGCTGCTTTTAGTGATTTTAAGGCTGAAAATCTTATGAATAGGGATATATTTTCTTTATCAAGCGGGGAGAAACAAAAAATAGCGATTATTGCAGCAAAAACTCTCAATCCTAACATTTATGTATTCGATGAACCATCAGCAAACTTAGATATTCGTTCAATTATACAATTAAAAGAGTTTATGAAGAAACTAAAAGAAGCGGGACATACGGTAGTTGTTTCAGAACACAGGTTGTTTTATTTGACAGATTTATGCGACAGATGTCTGATAGTGAATGACGGGAAGATAGTTAAAGACATTCCCGGAAATGATATAAAAAATATGGATAACGGTGATTTAGAAAAATGCAATCTAAGAACATTTGATTTAAATACAATCGAATTTTCTTTGGAACAGAGAGAAAGCGGAAATAAAGAATACGCTGATTTTGAAATTGACAATGTATCATTTTCATATAAAAGCTCCTTATCCATTCTTCAAAGGTGCAGTTTGAAGGCTAATTATGGAGATACCGTGGCCATTATCGGGCATAACGGTGAAGGCAAAACCACCTTAGGAAAAATTATTGCAGGCCTGCTTAGAAGTGAAACAGGACAATTCTTTCTTGATGGTAAACAAATAAAACAAAAGGAACTGTATAAAAGTGTGTATTTCGTAATGCAGGATGCCGACTATCAATTATATTCCGATTCTGTTGTGTCGGAATTAAGATTAAGCGGAGAAGTTCATGGTAATATAGATGATGACGAAATTGAAAATACAATGAAATTATTAAATATTTTTGAATTTAAAGACTATCACCCTCAGGCACTTTCAGGCGGACAAAAACAGAGAGTAATTATCGCAGCAGCTATGACTTCAAATAAACGGATTATTGTTTTTGATGAGCCGACTTCGGGACTTGATTATAGTAATATGAGAGCCGTTGCAAAAGCAATAAATACTCTTCGCGAACATAAAGTATTGAATTTTGTCATTTCACATGATTTGGAATTTTTAAGCAAGGTCGCTACAAAAGCAGTATTTGTTGAGGAGGGAAAAATAAATAACACTATTCGACTAACTGATAATTCTGATTTTAAGATAATAAAAAATTTTTTGCTGCAAAAAGAGGTTGAATACTATGCTTAAATCTTGTAAACAGCACGGGGTAAGATATGATCCCAGGATTAAGCTGTTGCAGGTGTTGTTAGTAGGGATTCTGGTTTTTGTATTAACAGGGAAAAAATATGAAATATCATTATTCCTTTCGGTTTTTACTTTTGCAATGTTGAGCGGTCTTTTTAAGACCGGTATAAAATTCCTAGTTATATACAGCGGGCTGTTTCTTGCAGCTGAAATCAGTCCGTTGTTTATTGCAACAACTATACATTATTTTGTTTTATGTTTTATTACGATAGCATTTGCGGCTTTGAATTTGGCTAAAACTACCGATATTTCAGAAATACTGGCTGCACTTCATAATATGAAAATTCCGTATTATATCAACATTCCTTTGGCGGTAATCCTGCGATTTTTTCCTACCATAAAGCAGGATGTCATTTGTATTAGGCAGGGCATTAAAACAAGAGGGATAGACATCTCAGTATTAGGTGTATTAAAGCATCCGTTTAAAATATACGAAATGATGATAATACCACTCTTGATGAGAATATTGTCTACTGCAATAGAATTGGCAGCCTCTGTTGAAACAAGAGGACTTGGTATCTCATGTAAAAAAACAAGCTATACTGAAATTCATTTCAGTATATTTGATGCATTGTTATTAATAGCAATGGTAACATTTTATACAGTCATTATTGTTATGAAAATGAAAAATTATTAAACTCCAAGGAGGACTGAATAATGAAAGAAAAAAGAAGGTTTCAACTCAAAGATTTGATTGTTACCGCATTAATGGTTTTATGCTCACAGATTTTGTATAGAGTATTATCATTTCTGTTTATATCACCATATACCTTGCTTTTTGCTATTCCTATCTGGGCAATCATAGGAGCAATCGCTTATTTCCTAGTACCTACTAAAACAAAAAATCCATGGATGATATTACTGTTTTGTGTACTTACCAGCCTGATAGGCTTTTATCCGCCATATATAATCAGCTGTATTACCGGTGGAATTGCTGCAATGCTGATCGCAAAAATAAAAGGCATAGGGGATTATATAG from Treponema vincentii harbors:
- a CDS encoding GNAT family N-acetyltransferase; its protein translation is MVLRKYEAQDSKIICSWIKNAKQLYQWSADRIGRFPLSGNELNEYYGSMNGTQSIIPLCAIDGHTVLGHLFIRYPNKDDKTIVRFGFIILSPESRGKGSGKKMVELAIEYAKTVLHASKITLGVFTNNERARHCYESAGFQPTGKVITYMMPDGAWECIEMELNI
- a CDS encoding transcriptional regulator codes for the protein MSEFFDSLMTGLNEAVAIERGELKGRKTVYEIQPIKKYNNIEIKHIRVAVGMTQVLFAHYMGVSTKTVEAWEKRNKSPNRYGMPFNQYAGK
- a CDS encoding histidine phosphatase family protein, with product MHHWGRVQWLYNNPRQERTKQMVEHEIEALMSLMENKNAVIVSHGFQMRTMLSILARRYPVQKPMHIKNLDIVKCFVYEKQ
- a CDS encoding TetR/AcrR family transcriptional regulator, with translation MSYCSDITKNRILECAKKEFLNKGFDKAQVGEIAKAANVTTGAIYRHFKNKEDLFFTLIEDVYKYTLEVVVEVETKNESEDYKTLLAQDEHIVIEAMFSEAMNFVNYMYEHFEEFKLIFECSKGSMVENFVEEIVNRYTKKNMRLIHSSGNKKLGIDKIEEFEVYMLTRGYIISLCECIIHNIPHNYANRYIKSIVAFQYYGWNGLLNFNTRK
- a CDS encoding ABC transporter ATP-binding protein encodes the protein MFNIVKRIFQIAGKYRSSIIIGLIFGALKSFFASFMLLAVLLIMINLEKLNMTIIMQAMLIVGISILGRFIFQYLCDRKLSASGYEIFRDKRIEIGEKLKKAPMGYFSKNNLGTIQTILTTTISDLEGMAMLALNFIVGGFFHAFGMTVMLLIFCIPVGIISLITIILGAFLLGIIAQKAEKYSSVMQKAGEELVTDSIEYIRGISVLRAFKSGKEGKNKIEEAFSKKCKVDIEVTEATALVMKLYEMVFKVASCVLVFVSVILYLNHTIPLSYSLMFIVSAFLIFMELELVNNGAFLSKLLATWLDRLDYISNIPSLDKDGKNISLSSYTIEFKDVSFGYNERKILKAIHLKIDSKSSLAIVGVSGSGKTTLCNLIARFWDVQKGEVLIDGKNVKEFTSESLLKNISMVFQKVYLFNDTIENNIKFGNPNASRAEVIEACKKAQCYDFIMNLADGYNTVVGEGGSTLSGGEKQRISIARAILKDAPIVILDEATSSIDPENEYMLISAIKELTKNKTLISIAHRLSTVREADKIIVIDKGRIVQQGNHNELINREGIYRHFIEIRKKSIGWKI
- a CDS encoding ABC transporter ATP-binding protein yields the protein MKDTIIDFNNVSFSYGTQTEGCLKNINFKIRMGEFVLFTGASGSGKTTVMRLINGLIPHFFEGNLSGQVKVLGRGIKISSPGVLGRNVASIFQNPRNQFFTTNSTHEAAFACENYGIDRNEIIKRVEAAFSDFKAENLMNRDIFSLSSGEKQKIAIIAAKTLNPNIYVFDEPSANLDIRSIIQLKEFMKKLKEAGHTVVVSEHRLFYLTDLCDRCLIVNDGKIVKDIPGNDIKNMDNGDLEKCNLRTFDLNTIEFSLEQRESGNKEYADFEIDNVSFSYKSSLSILQRCSLKANYGDTVAIIGHNGEGKTTLGKIIAGLLRSETGQFFLDGKQIKQKELYKSVYFVMQDADYQLYSDSVVSELRLSGEVHGNIDDDEIENTMKLLNIFEFKDYHPQALSGGQKQRVIIAAAMTSNKRIIVFDEPTSGLDYSNMRAVAKAINTLREHKVLNFVISHDLEFLSKVATKAVFVEEGKINNTIRLTDNSDFKIIKNFLLQKEVEYYA
- a CDS encoding energy-coupling factor transporter transmembrane component T family protein — protein: MLKSCKQHGVRYDPRIKLLQVLLVGILVFVLTGKKYEISLFLSVFTFAMLSGLFKTGIKFLVIYSGLFLAAEISPLFIATTIHYFVLCFITIAFAALNLAKTTDISEILAALHNMKIPYYINIPLAVILRFFPTIKQDVICIRQGIKTRGIDISVLGVLKHPFKIYEMMIIPLLMRILSTAIELAASVETRGLGISCKKTSYTEIHFSIFDALLLIAMVTFYTVIIVMKMKNY
- a CDS encoding MptD family putative ECF transporter S component, with the translated sequence MKEKRRFQLKDLIVTALMVLCSQILYRVLSFLFISPYTLLFAIPIWAIIGAIAYFLVPTKTKNPWMILLFCVLTSLIGFYPPYIISCITGGIAAMLIAKIKGIGDYIGLTVGYMIFCVLAGFGGMYVPFLFYAEQTITSYKELFGDEYLDILTKIVSPITTVIMLIIIAICAIIGAMISKKLLKKHFEKAGVI